The Rickettsiales bacterium genome segment GCCATCGCGATCAGCATGATAAGGCAGGTTCCTGCAAACAGAGGCACGGTGCCAAATGAGCCGGAGCTTCCGGCCTGATCGGCACGCATGGCGGTTTGCGGTGTCCAGTGCAGGCCAAACAGAAAATCGAGCGGATTAACAAAATGGAAGAATTCCAGTGACTTGGAGAGAATGGTGAAGATAATAGCTACTGTCACCGCAATGGAGAATAATGCCGAAAGCATGAACAATGCTTCCAGGAGCTTTCCGGTCCAGATTTGGTTACTCTTCTTCATAAATCTGCAGATATACGCTGAATGTACTGCCTTCTCCTACCACACTATCAATCGTAAGTATACCGTGATGACGGTTGATAATGTGCTTCACAATGGCCAGCCCCAGCCCCGTGCCGCCGATGGAGCGCGTCCTCGCGGAATCCACGCGGTAGAAGCGCTCTGTCAGGCGCGGCAGATGTTCGCGCGGGATGCCTTCACCGTTATCGATAATAGCAACGCAAAGCGCACGATGAAGTTTGCTGAAATTCGGGTCTTCAGGGATAATAGAGGTCACGCGGGCGCTGACGGTGACTTCGGTTCCGGCATTGCCGTATTTAATGGCATTGCCGATCAGGTTGTGCATAACTTGGCGTAATTCGCCTTCTTCGCCCTGCGCGTAAGGCAAATTGTCCGGCACATCGAGCCGGAGCGTCATATTCTTTTCCTTAATTGCCCAGGTGAAGGCTTCTTTTGTGCCGCGAATGAGCTGCAACAGGTCCACTTTGCCGTCCGGGATTGTCCACTCATTTGCCTGAATCTTGGAAAGCGTCAGCAGGTCGTCAATCAGGCTTTGCATGCGGTTGGCCTGTTCGTCCATGATGCGCAGAAACTCTTCATGGGCTTGTTTATCGTCTTTGGCAGGGCCGCGTAACGTTTCGATGAATCCTTTAAGGCTCGCCAGCGGTGTGCGAATTTCATGGCTTGCATTGGCTACGAATTCGGCGCGCATCCTTTCCACGCGCTGCAGTTCGGTAATGTCATTGAGTGTAATAATGATGGCGATGCTTTCACCCGAGGCTGCAGGGAAAAAAAGGTTCACCATCGCCCTGAAATCGCGCATGAGGCTATCGAGATGGAATTCCACAAGGCGTCCCTGCCGCTCTTCGATGACGGTGGCGATAGCGTTGAGCAATTCTTCGCTCGGGATGATGCTGCTTAAGGATTTATTGGCCAGATTCTGGCCGAAAACGTCACGTGCAGCCTTATTGGTGCGGATAATCTTCTGCGCGTTATTGCACATGATCAGAATGTCGGGCAGGGAGTCCACCAGCGTTTCATATTCCGTAATCAGGCCTGCAGTATATTTCTTTTTCTTTTCCCAATAACGGTGTAGGTTAATAATGCTATTTGGCAAGTCACTGATTGCACTTAAATATTTTAAGGACGGCTCCTCGCCCTGGCGGTCTTCCGCCAGGTCATTCACATAGTCGGTAAGCGAGCTGATATTGCTCAGGAACATGCGCACAATAATAAAAGTGCACAGCAGGATCGTCGCGTAGCAATAGAGCACGGCATTGAAGGAGATTGCCGAAAACACGAGGGCCAGGATCAGCGTCATCAACGCCGGAGCGGTGGCGATAATGGCGGATTTGAGCAGCATTATAAAGGGAACTTTATTTCGCATTTTTTACCCGGCGTTTAAAAACCTTATATTTTCGTCATAGCCAAATAGATACAGCAGGCATTTAAGCGCCTCACCGCGTGCAGACTTCAGTTCTGCGTCATTATGCAGAATAAGCTTCACGTCCTGGTGGGCAGCATACAGTAATTCCTGGTTTTGTAAAAGATCGGCAAAATGAAACTCCATCATTCCGCTCTGGCGTGTGCCTAAAATGTCGCCACTGCCGCGCAGACGCATGTCTTCCTCGGCAATGCGGAAGCCGTCATTGGTCTCGCGGATGATTCTGAGGCGTGACTTGGCGATATCGTTGCATTCGTCAGTGTAGAGCAAGATGCAGGAGGATTGCTTGTCGCTTCTGCCGACGCGCCCGCGCAACTGATGCAATTGTGCCAGGCCAAAACGTTCTGCATGTTCGATGACGATGACGGTTGCATCCGGCACGTCTACACCAACCTCCACAACGGTCGTGGCAACCAGAATATCGTACTGGCTGCCTGCGAATCCGCTCATGACGGCATCGCGCTCTTCGGCTTTCATGCGACCATGCGCCATGCCCGCGCGTCCTTTAAAGCGGTGCGTAAATTCGATGTATTTAGCTTCTGCCGCAGCAAGGTCGCTTGGCACGTTTTCGTCGTCGCTTTCTTCAACAAGCGGGCATATCCAATACACTTTTTCACCTTTGGCGATCGTGCGTTCTATTCCCTGCAATACATCCTCGCTGCGTGAAATGGGGATGGCCTTGGTCGTGATTTCCAGCCTGCCTGCCGGTTTTTCCGCGAGAATGGAGCAATCCATGTCGCCGAAGGCCGTCATGGTCAGCGTGCGCGGAATGGGGGTGGCTGTCATCACGAGCACATGCGTGTCTTTAGCTTTTCCCGTCAGTGCCAGCCTTTGCGCAACGCCGAAACGGTGCTGCTCGTCAATGACGGCGAGAGCAAGATTCTTGAAGACAACCTTATCCTGAAACAAAGCATGCGTGCCGATCACAATATCGGTTTCTCCGGCTGCGATCTTAGCCAATACGGCTTCATGTTCTTTTGTCTTAAGACTCCCGGTCAGCAGTGAAATGCGCACTCCGGCAGGTTTTGCATAACGTTCTAAAAATGCGAAATGTTGCCTGCCGAGCAATTCTGTCGGCACCATCAATGCCGCCTGACCGCCCGCTTCAACGGCACGTAGCATTGCCATCAGCGCCACAACTGTCTTACCGCTGCCAACATCGCCCTGCAGCAGGCGCAGCATGCGGGTGCCGCTGCACAAATCCTCGTCGATTTCCGCGAGTACTTTCTGTTGTCCTTGGGTCAGGCTATAGGGAAGGGTACTGCTAACTTTATTACGCAAGGTAAAGAGAGCAGGCATCGGCTCAGTCAGCTTGCGTCGCAGGCGGTTGCGCACCAGTGCCAACGCCAGCTGATTAGCCAGTATTTCATCATAAGCCAGACGTTCACGCGCCGGGCTGAGCGGGAGTAACTCTTCCGGCACATGTGGATTATGCACAGCCAGCAGAGAAGTTTTCCAGTCTTTCCAGTGCTTGCTCTGCAGGTGATGCATATCCAGCCATTCAGGCATATCCGGCAGTAATTGCAGTGCGGACTGGATGATTTTGCACAGATGCCGATTGGTAAGGCCGTAGGTGAGGCCATAGACCGTTTCCAGCGACATGATTTTTTGCAGATCGCCTGCCGGAGCGATGATATCCGGATGGGTAATTTGCGGCGCCTGTCCGTAACGCTCCAGTTTACCGCTAACGGCCTTTTGCGCTCCTACAGGCAGCATGGATTTGATGTAATCGGGGCGGGCATGGAAGAACACAAGTGTGATATAACCCTCTGCCGTGTGGCAGATTACTTTGTAAGGTTTTTTCCCTCCCCTGCGTTCCGACGGCTGATGCGTTTCGACTGTCACGATCAGTGAAACGATATCCCCTTCTTTAGCCTCGTGCAGCGGTGGCGTATGTCTGCGGTCGATTACGCTGACGGGGAGGTGAAACACAAGGTCGCGTATCAGTATGCGGCCAAATTCATTTTTGCCGAAAAGCCGGGCAAGCGCCTTTTTTGCCCCGGGACCGACCCCGTTCAGGCGCGTAATATCGGAAAAGAGAGAGAACAGCTTATCCGGACGCATGTGCTTGGATTCTAACCTTTGTTCATCTTTTATTTATCTATTTCTCGTATAATGGAATCGGACAGATAGATAAACAATATAATTGGGTTTAAATAATTTAGTTATTACAATATATTATGGTTTCGTCTATTTCGGATAGCTTAGGGCGGCCTGTTGTCAATATAGATGATATCAGTTCTTATCAGGCGCAAACACCGGTAAGACTTGGACCCCTAAAGCAGGAATTCCTAGGTGAAAGACTAGGACTTTCTCCTCGCATGCGGGATGTCATTACTGCTGTGGAGATTGTCAATAATGACGGTATTACTCATGCGAATGCAGATAGGATTGCCGGTTTGCTCAGGGAAACAGTTCCGGTTGACTTTTTTGTGCTAGAGTGCGGTAGCTGGGAAGGAATTAACCGTCTTGCGGGTTTGGTGGAACAATTACCCGATGATCCGGAGTTTGCCAGCCTGCGTAATGTTATCGAACAAATCCGGCTTAATACGCAAACGGAAGGGAGAGGGCTGGATCAGCCTGTGCCTTCTCAAATAACCTCTTCTTTGCGACCTCAGCCGATGCTGTTTGAACCGTTAATGCACAGGATTGGTGAGGAAGGTATCACCAACGAGAATATGACGGTGGTTATTGCTTCCATAGAAAGATTATCGTTTGCCGATTTTCGTACTACAAATTTTTTAGAGCGACTGGCCCGGCGTGTGGAAAATCTCCCTCAGTATATGGGAGGCAGAGGGCGATTGAAGAATCTCATAGACGCATTGCAGACAATAGGACCCGAGGAAGGCGGTGCGCTTATTCCTGCGGCAGAAGCGGTTGAGATTCTCAGCCAGCGCCATCGCGGAAATTCATGGAGCAGTCGCACAGGTCCCTCCGGTTCCGGAGGAATAGAGCGTTAATTGCCCAGTTCTTCCTTGAGCACTTTCTGCATATGTTCCCAGGCGTTTTTGCTGGCATCAGCGTCGTATGTATTGCGTACATCCGCGAAGAAGCCGTGCTTGACGCCGGGGTAGCGGATTACTTCATGTTTTACGCCTGCAGCTTTCAGCCCTGCTTCCAGAGCGCTCGTCTGTTCCTTGCTCACTGCATGATCCAGATCGCCGACCATATACAGAACGCGGCCTCCGTGTTTTGCGATACCGGGAGAAAGATTGACGGTTGGTTCTGGCTGGCTCAGTGAAATTTCTGTATTGGTGAGCCACCCGCCATAGAATGATACGCATACGGC includes the following:
- a CDS encoding ATP-binding protein, translated to MRNKVPFIMLLKSAIIATAPALMTLILALVFSAISFNAVLYCYATILLCTFIIVRMFLSNISSLTDYVNDLAEDRQGEEPSLKYLSAISDLPNSIINLHRYWEKKKKYTAGLITEYETLVDSLPDILIMCNNAQKIIRTNKAARDVFGQNLANKSLSSIIPSEELLNAIATVIEERQGRLVEFHLDSLMRDFRAMVNLFFPAASGESIAIIITLNDITELQRVERMRAEFVANASHEIRTPLASLKGFIETLRGPAKDDKQAHEEFLRIMDEQANRMQSLIDDLLTLSKIQANEWTIPDGKVDLLQLIRGTKEAFTWAIKEKNMTLRLDVPDNLPYAQGEEGELRQVMHNLIGNAIKYGNAGTEVTVSARVTSIIPEDPNFSKLHRALCVAIIDNGEGIPREHLPRLTERFYRVDSARTRSIGGTGLGLAIVKHIINRHHGILTIDSVVGEGSTFSVYLQIYEEE
- the recG gene encoding ATP-dependent DNA helicase RecG, producing MRPDKLFSLFSDITRLNGVGPGAKKALARLFGKNEFGRILIRDLVFHLPVSVIDRRHTPPLHEAKEGDIVSLIVTVETHQPSERRGGKKPYKVICHTAEGYITLVFFHARPDYIKSMLPVGAQKAVSGKLERYGQAPQITHPDIIAPAGDLQKIMSLETVYGLTYGLTNRHLCKIIQSALQLLPDMPEWLDMHHLQSKHWKDWKTSLLAVHNPHVPEELLPLSPARERLAYDEILANQLALALVRNRLRRKLTEPMPALFTLRNKVSSTLPYSLTQGQQKVLAEIDEDLCSGTRMLRLLQGDVGSGKTVVALMAMLRAVEAGGQAALMVPTELLGRQHFAFLERYAKPAGVRISLLTGSLKTKEHEAVLAKIAAGETDIVIGTHALFQDKVVFKNLALAVIDEQHRFGVAQRLALTGKAKDTHVLVMTATPIPRTLTMTAFGDMDCSILAEKPAGRLEITTKAIPISRSEDVLQGIERTIAKGEKVYWICPLVEESDDENVPSDLAAAEAKYIEFTHRFKGRAGMAHGRMKAEERDAVMSGFAGSQYDILVATTVVEVGVDVPDATVIVIEHAERFGLAQLHQLRGRVGRSDKQSSCILLYTDECNDIAKSRLRIIRETNDGFRIAEEDMRLRGSGDILGTRQSGMMEFHFADLLQNQELLYAAHQDVKLILHNDAELKSARGEALKCLLYLFGYDENIRFLNAG